Proteins encoded together in one Undibacterium sp. CCC3.4 window:
- a CDS encoding GlxA family transcriptional regulator: MSATSLPAARTVDLIVYPGFKALEAIGPMSVFEYANVHRRRQGLPAAYDVRIVAQRCGTVASDTLMSLQADKALSLLALPDDAIIVGSRQIASALSDNPALIDWLREAAGRIGRLAGLCSGAFFLAEAGLLNGQPATTHWSVAQQFEQDYPAVKVDADAIFIRSGNIWTSAGVTAAIDLALAFVEADCGHALALEVASDLVVYLKRPGGQSQFSSHLLSQKTSQWQVRDLQQWMCANLQHDLSNARLAALLDMSVRNFSRHFLAKTGMTPQAFVDDARVELAQQLLAADGAQKLALKAIAARCGVGSADQLRRLLQKHGHLSPRAYRAALTG, from the coding sequence ATGTCAGCTACGTCGTTGCCCGCAGCACGCACGGTCGATCTGATCGTCTACCCCGGTTTCAAGGCGCTCGAGGCGATCGGGCCGATGTCGGTATTTGAATATGCCAACGTGCACCGCCGCCGGCAAGGTTTACCAGCGGCTTACGATGTTCGTATCGTCGCGCAACGTTGCGGCACTGTGGCTTCCGATACCCTGATGAGTTTGCAGGCTGATAAAGCCCTGTCTTTATTGGCCTTGCCCGATGATGCCATCATCGTCGGCTCGCGCCAGATTGCCAGCGCACTGAGCGATAATCCGGCACTCATCGATTGGTTGCGTGAAGCCGCCGGACGCATAGGACGACTGGCCGGCTTGTGTTCGGGAGCATTTTTTTTGGCCGAAGCCGGTTTGCTCAATGGACAGCCTGCGACCACACACTGGAGTGTGGCGCAACAGTTTGAGCAAGATTATCCGGCCGTCAAGGTCGATGCCGATGCGATTTTTATTCGTAGCGGCAATATTTGGACCTCGGCGGGCGTGACTGCCGCGATTGACTTGGCACTGGCCTTTGTCGAAGCCGACTGCGGTCACGCGCTCGCGCTCGAAGTGGCCAGTGATTTGGTGGTGTATCTGAAACGTCCGGGCGGACAATCGCAATTCAGCAGCCACTTGCTGAGTCAAAAAACCAGCCAGTGGCAAGTGCGTGATTTGCAGCAATGGATGTGTGCCAATCTACAGCACGATTTGTCGAATGCGCGCTTGGCGGCTTTGTTGGACATGAGCGTGCGCAATTTCAGTCGCCATTTTCTGGCCAAAACGGGAATGACACCGCAAGCCTTCGTCGACGATGCTCGCGTCGAATTGGCGCAACAATTGTTGGCCGCCGACGGCGCGCAAAAACTGGCACTCAAAGCCATCGCCGCACGCTGTGGTGTCGGCAGTGCCGACCAGTTACGACGTTTGCTGCAAAAGCACGGCCATCTGTCACCGCGCGCCTATCGGGCGGCACTGACCGGATAG
- the lysA gene encoding diaminopimelate decarboxylase, which translates to MANHISNSQIAQIAQDYATPCWAYDAATIRAQIARLKQFDVIRFAQKAASNIHLLRLMREQGVLVDAVSLGEVERALAAGYVPGSDQVHAPIVFTADLLDRHALKRVVELNIPVNCGSPQMLEQLGQAHPGHQVWLRINPGFGHGHSRKTNTGGEQSKHGIWFEELPAALRLIDQYGLQLHGLHMHIGSGVDYDHLQSVCDAMIAQVNTAGRDLRAISIGGGLSIPYQSGEAEVDTAHYFAMWEQARRRIEEHLGHRISMEIEPGRFLVAQSGLLISELRAQKQVGSNFFSFVDAGFNDLARPAMYGSFHRISAHAPDGTPRSNTLRATVVAGPLCESGDVFTQEEGGVVSSQALPSCEIGDLFVFHDAGAYGSSMSSNYNSRPLIPEVLVDGAQITQIRRRQTVQELIALEL; encoded by the coding sequence ATGGCCAATCACATCAGCAATTCTCAAATCGCGCAGATTGCGCAAGACTATGCCACCCCTTGCTGGGCCTACGATGCGGCCACGATTCGCGCCCAAATCGCCCGTCTCAAACAATTCGATGTGATCCGCTTTGCGCAAAAAGCCGCCAGCAACATTCATCTGCTGCGCCTGATGCGTGAACAAGGCGTGCTGGTCGACGCGGTATCGCTCGGTGAAGTGGAACGGGCGCTGGCGGCCGGCTATGTACCGGGTTCGGACCAGGTACATGCTCCGATCGTGTTTACCGCCGATTTGCTCGACCGCCATGCCCTCAAACGCGTGGTCGAACTCAATATTCCAGTCAATTGCGGTTCCCCGCAAATGCTGGAGCAATTGGGCCAAGCCCACCCCGGCCATCAAGTCTGGCTGCGGATTAACCCCGGCTTCGGACACGGGCACAGCCGCAAAACCAATACCGGCGGCGAGCAGAGCAAGCACGGCATCTGGTTTGAAGAATTACCGGCGGCATTGCGCTTGATTGATCAATACGGTCTGCAACTGCACGGCTTGCACATGCATATCGGTTCCGGTGTCGACTATGATCACTTGCAAAGTGTCTGCGATGCCATGATCGCCCAAGTTAACACCGCTGGACGCGACCTGCGAGCCATCTCCATCGGCGGCGGTTTGTCGATTCCATATCAAAGTGGCGAAGCCGAAGTCGATACCGCGCATTACTTTGCTATGTGGGAGCAAGCCCGTCGCCGCATCGAGGAGCATCTCGGCCATCGCATCAGCATGGAAATTGAACCGGGACGTTTTTTGGTGGCGCAATCAGGCTTGTTGATTTCTGAATTACGCGCGCAAAAACAAGTCGGCAGTAATTTTTTCAGTTTCGTCGATGCCGGCTTTAATGATTTGGCGCGGCCCGCCATGTATGGCAGTTTCCATCGCATCAGCGCGCATGCGCCCGATGGTACGCCGCGCAGCAATACGCTACGGGCCACCGTGGTGGCCGGCCCCTTGTGTGAATCAGGTGATGTATTTACTCAAGAGGAAGGCGGCGTGGTCAGCAGTCAGGCGCTGCCGAGCTGCGAAATTGGTGACTTATTCGTATTTCATGATGCCGGCGCGTATGGTTCGAGCATGTCGTCGAATTACAATTCGCGCCCGCTGATTCCGGAAGTATTGGTCGACGGCGCGCAAATCACACAGATTCGCCGCCGTCAGACCGTGCAGGAGTTGATCGCGCTCGAACTCTGA
- a CDS encoding formimidoylglutamate deiminase: MRRLDSLFAHAALLPQGWTERVRLQFDAAGDIVALETAATPQDGERQAGLVLPGMTNLHSHAFQRALAGMTEVAATAGDSFWTWRDLMYRYALQLTPQQMQAIAAQIYSECLRHGYTSVCEFHYLHRAPDGAWYPDQAETARRVIAAAATAGIGMTMLPVLYSHADFADVPLRADQRRFATEVSDVLALVAALEPLRSAALEIGAAPHSLRAANLAQITELHAGMPAGRPIHIHIAEQTREVDACLRTTGKRPVELLLATGLVDQHWCLVHATHLNADEVTALAASAAVAGICPSTEGNLGDGFFDLPAYLAVGGRFGIGSDSHVSHSPVEELRWLEYGQRLRLQQRNIARDEKQRRVGDYLWNAALQGGAQASGRRVGQLQVGWRADLLVLDECHPNLAGLALDDVLNTWLFCGNDNLLRDVIVGGQLVVENGRHHQQAAIAADYIACLQNLRAL; this comes from the coding sequence ATGAGACGCTTAGACAGTTTGTTTGCCCACGCCGCCTTGCTGCCGCAAGGCTGGACCGAACGGGTACGGCTGCAGTTTGATGCGGCCGGTGACATCGTGGCGCTGGAAACGGCAGCCACGCCACAGGATGGTGAGCGTCAGGCTGGGCTGGTGTTGCCTGGCATGACAAATTTACATTCGCATGCGTTTCAACGTGCTCTGGCCGGGATGACCGAAGTAGCCGCTACCGCGGGGGATAGTTTTTGGACTTGGCGTGACTTGATGTACCGCTATGCGCTGCAATTGACCCCGCAACAAATGCAGGCGATTGCGGCGCAAATTTACAGTGAATGCCTGCGCCATGGTTACACCTCGGTGTGTGAATTCCATTATTTGCATCGCGCGCCCGATGGCGCTTGGTATCCGGATCAGGCTGAAACGGCGCGCCGCGTGATTGCCGCGGCGGCAACGGCCGGCATCGGCATGACCATGCTGCCGGTATTGTACAGTCACGCCGATTTCGCCGATGTGCCCTTGCGTGCAGACCAGCGCCGCTTTGCCACCGAGGTCAGCGATGTGCTTGCTCTGGTGGCTGCACTGGAACCGTTGCGTAGTGCGGCGCTCGAAATCGGCGCAGCCCCCCATTCGCTACGGGCGGCGAATCTGGCACAAATCACCGAGCTGCATGCAGGCATGCCGGCGGGGCGACCGATTCATATTCATATCGCCGAGCAAACCAGGGAAGTCGATGCTTGTCTGCGTACGACTGGCAAGCGCCCGGTCGAGCTCTTGCTCGCGACGGGTTTGGTCGATCAGCATTGGTGTTTGGTACATGCCACGCACTTGAATGCGGACGAAGTCACGGCGCTGGCCGCCAGTGCTGCCGTGGCCGGTATTTGTCCGAGTACCGAGGGTAATCTCGGTGATGGTTTCTTTGATTTGCCTGCCTATCTGGCCGTCGGCGGTCGCTTTGGCATAGGCAGCGACAGCCATGTCTCGCATAGCCCGGTGGAAGAATTGCGCTGGCTCGAGTATGGTCAGCGCTTGCGCTTACAGCAAAGAAATATTGCCCGTGATGAAAAACAGCGCCGCGTCGGCGATTATTTATGGAATGCCGCGTTGCAAGGCGGGGCGCAAGCCAGCGGCCGTCGCGTTGGCCAACTACAGGTCGGCTGGCGTGCCGACTTGCTGGTGCTGGACGAGTGCCATCCGAATTTGGCTGGCTTAGCTCTGGACGATGTGCTCAATACCTGGTTGTTTTGCGGCAATGATAATCTGCTGCGCGATGTGATTGTCGGTGGCCAATTAGTGGTGGAAAACGGCCGCCACCATCAGCAAGCCGCCATCGCTGCCGATTACATTGCCTGCTTACAGAACCTGCGTGCGCTGTGA
- a CDS encoding 3-deoxy-7-phosphoheptulonate synthase → MTLAILENINVSSFDTMPTPAELHARLPLSERAADTVEHSRAALRAILEGQDKRLFVVVGPCSIHDPLAGLEYARRLVALQEEVKDVMLLVMRVYFEKPRTTTGWKGYINDPDMDDSFRVDVGMEKARRFLLDVCELGLPTGTEALDPISPQYLGDLIAWTAIGARTTESQTHREMSSGLSTPVGFKNGTDGDISIAINAILSASHPHSFLGLNDQGRVAIVRTRGNQHGHVVLRGGGDRPNYDTVSVAMAQQALIKAKLPPHIVIDCSHANSYKKAALQPLVMADVVNQIVNGNQAIVGVMIESNLLAGNQAIPADLSQLVYGCSVTDACVDWSSTEQMLRSAADRLRSQRTQVL, encoded by the coding sequence ATGACACTCGCCATTCTAGAAAACATCAACGTCAGTTCCTTCGACACCATGCCCACGCCGGCCGAATTACATGCCCGCCTGCCACTGAGCGAGCGCGCTGCCGACACGGTCGAGCACAGCCGAGCAGCACTGCGCGCCATCCTCGAAGGCCAGGATAAGCGCTTGTTCGTCGTCGTTGGCCCCTGCTCTATCCATGATCCGCTGGCTGGGCTCGAGTACGCACGCCGCCTGGTCGCACTGCAAGAAGAAGTCAAGGATGTGATGTTGCTGGTGATGCGCGTGTATTTCGAAAAACCGCGCACCACCACCGGCTGGAAGGGTTACATCAACGACCCGGACATGGATGATTCTTTCCGCGTCGATGTCGGCATGGAAAAAGCGCGCCGTTTCCTGCTCGATGTCTGTGAACTCGGTCTGCCGACCGGTACCGAAGCACTCGACCCGATCTCGCCCCAGTATCTCGGTGATCTGATCGCCTGGACCGCCATCGGTGCGCGCACCACTGAATCGCAAACGCACCGCGAAATGTCGTCAGGCTTATCGACACCGGTCGGTTTCAAGAATGGTACCGATGGCGATATCAGCATTGCCATCAATGCTATTTTATCAGCCTCGCATCCACATTCCTTCCTCGGCCTCAACGATCAAGGTCGTGTCGCGATTGTGCGTACCCGCGGCAATCAGCATGGCCACGTAGTCTTGCGCGGCGGCGGTGACCGACCGAATTACGATACCGTTTCAGTCGCGATGGCGCAGCAGGCACTGATCAAGGCAAAATTACCGCCGCACATCGTCATCGATTGTTCGCACGCCAACAGTTACAAGAAAGCCGCGTTGCAACCGCTGGTGATGGCCGATGTGGTCAATCAGATTGTCAACGGCAACCAAGCCATCGTCGGCGTCATGATCGAATCGAATCTGCTGGCCGGCAATCAGGCGATTCCAGCCGACTTGAGCCAATTGGTCTACGGTTGCTCGGTCACTGATGCTTGTGTCGATTGGTCGAGCACGGAACAGATGCTGCGCAGTGCGGCCGATCGACTGCGCTCACAGCGCACGCAGGTTCTGTAA
- a CDS encoding beta-ketoacyl-ACP synthase III, whose protein sequence is MHQVVISGTGLYTPTESISNEELIACYNAYVQKFNTDHAAEIAATTVTALEESSVAFIEKASGIKSRYVMNKSGVLDIARMVPTLAERPDEQASLMCEMAVVAARQALERAGRTVADVDAVICAASNMQRAYPAMAVEIQAALGIDGYGFDMNVACSSATFGIQAAVSAIQSGQARAVLVVSPEITSGHLNWRDRDSHFIFGDACTAILLERADCASSPHQFEIVGLKLKTQFSNNIRNNFGFLNRADESGIGQADKLFRQQGRKVFKDVCPMAANMISSTVAAAGIEIAAVERFWLHQANLNMNLLIARLILGRDATAAESPTILDTYANTSSAGSIIAFHKHQEDLAAGAVGVICSFGAGYSIGCVVVKKRA, encoded by the coding sequence ATGCACCAAGTAGTCATCAGCGGCACCGGCCTCTACACGCCGACGGAATCGATCAGTAATGAAGAATTGATCGCCTGCTATAACGCCTATGTTCAAAAATTCAATACCGACCATGCCGCCGAGATTGCCGCAACGACCGTCACGGCGCTGGAAGAATCGAGTGTTGCCTTCATCGAAAAAGCTTCCGGCATCAAATCGCGTTATGTAATGAACAAGTCGGGCGTGCTCGACATTGCGCGCATGGTGCCCACCTTGGCCGAACGCCCCGATGAGCAAGCCTCGCTGATGTGCGAGATGGCCGTGGTGGCTGCGCGTCAAGCACTCGAACGGGCCGGCCGCACGGTCGCCGATGTCGATGCCGTGATTTGCGCAGCCAGCAATATGCAGCGCGCTTACCCGGCCATGGCCGTGGAAATTCAAGCGGCGCTCGGGATCGATGGCTATGGTTTTGATATGAATGTGGCCTGTTCTTCGGCTACCTTCGGCATTCAAGCTGCGGTCAGCGCGATTCAAAGCGGCCAGGCGCGCGCCGTGCTGGTCGTGAGTCCGGAAATCACCAGTGGCCATCTGAACTGGCGTGATCGCGACAGCCATTTCATTTTTGGCGATGCCTGCACCGCCATCCTGCTCGAACGCGCCGACTGCGCGAGTTCACCGCACCAATTTGAAATCGTCGGATTGAAATTAAAAACCCAGTTTTCCAATAATATCCGCAATAATTTCGGCTTCCTCAACCGTGCCGACGAGAGCGGCATCGGCCAAGCCGACAAACTGTTCCGCCAGCAGGGCCGCAAAGTTTTCAAAGATGTCTGCCCGATGGCGGCAAACATGATCAGCAGCACGGTGGCAGCAGCTGGCATCGAGATTGCCGCGGTCGAACGTTTCTGGTTGCATCAAGCGAATTTGAACATGAATTTGTTGATTGCCCGCCTGATACTCGGGCGTGATGCCACAGCGGCCGAATCACCGACCATTCTCGACACCTACGCCAATACCTCGTCGGCTGGTTCGATCATCGCCTTCCACAAGCATCAGGAAGATTTGGCGGCCGGTGCCGTCGGCGTGATTTGCTCGTTCGGTGCCGGCTATTCGATCGGCTGCGTGGTGGTCAAAAAACGCGCTTGA
- the sodC gene encoding superoxide dismutase [Cu-Zn] SodC, giving the protein MLKNLKLALVACSLFAGLAQAQTVALQFVDASGNLGPAGTVTLSDTPYGLLITPALTGLPAGAHGFHVHVNASCAPADNKGVMTAALAAGGHWDPEKTAVHLGPYQNGHRGDLPALVVAADGTATYPLLAPRLKAADLVGHSLMVHAGGDNHSDHPAPLGGGGARMACGVV; this is encoded by the coding sequence ATGTTAAAGAATTTGAAACTGGCTCTGGTAGCCTGCAGTTTGTTCGCCGGCCTGGCGCAAGCACAAACCGTTGCTTTGCAATTTGTCGATGCCAGCGGCAATCTCGGCCCAGCCGGCACGGTCACCTTGAGCGATACCCCTTACGGGCTCTTGATCACCCCAGCCTTGACCGGCTTGCCGGCCGGCGCACACGGTTTCCATGTGCACGTTAACGCCTCTTGCGCGCCTGCCGACAACAAAGGTGTGATGACGGCCGCCTTGGCAGCCGGCGGTCATTGGGATCCGGAAAAAACCGCTGTCCATCTCGGCCCTTATCAGAATGGTCATCGCGGTGATTTGCCGGCTCTGGTGGTCGCCGCCGATGGCACGGCCACTTATCCGCTGCTGGCACCGCGCCTGAAAGCGGCTGATTTGGTCGGCCATTCCCTGATGGTGCATGCCGGTGGTGATAACCACAGCGACCACCCGGCACCACTCGGTGGTGGCGGTGCGCGCATGGCTTGCGGCGTGGTGTAA
- a CDS encoding YitT family protein → MTHTVQSKRHLAHSVIEDILAILTGTLFVSLGIALFNQAGLLTGGTAGLAFLVHYRSGMSFGSVFFLINLPFYYLAWKRMGWQFTLKTFCAVALVSVLSGIHPKLIHLIDGNLYTPFYVAVVGGIMMGVGFVVLFRHQASLGGINILALYLQQTRGIRAGKLQMGLDFCIVLASLAVVSPLALGASILGAFALNLAISLNHRPGRYVAV, encoded by the coding sequence ATGACTCACACCGTTCAGTCCAAACGCCATCTTGCCCACAGCGTGATCGAAGACATCCTCGCCATCCTCACCGGCACGCTGTTTGTCTCACTCGGCATTGCCTTATTCAATCAGGCCGGCTTACTCACGGGTGGCACGGCCGGTTTGGCATTTCTGGTGCATTACCGCAGCGGCATGTCGTTCGGCAGCGTATTTTTTCTGATCAACTTGCCGTTTTATTACTTGGCCTGGAAACGCATGGGTTGGCAATTTACGCTCAAGACTTTTTGCGCAGTCGCCTTGGTATCTGTGCTCTCGGGCATACACCCGAAATTAATCCATTTAATTGATGGTAATCTGTACACGCCGTTTTATGTTGCCGTGGTCGGCGGCATCATGATGGGGGTGGGTTTCGTGGTCTTGTTCCGTCATCAAGCCAGTCTGGGCGGCATCAATATTCTCGCCTTGTACCTGCAACAAACCCGCGGCATTCGCGCCGGCAAACTACAAATGGGGCTCGATTTCTGCATCGTCTTGGCCTCACTGGCGGTGGTCTCGCCGCTCGCGCTCGGGGCCTCGATACTCGGGGCCTTCGCGCTTAACTTGGCCATCAGCCTCAACCACCGTCCCGGCCGTTACGTGGCGGTTTGA
- a CDS encoding phytanoyl-CoA dioxygenase family protein, producing MLSSAQLNDFHTHGFLILRRAADAAFCQSVIAYAEHELEQAHGPLELEVDTAYPGAPSAVDAAGGHTVRRLLQAYARAPMLQQWADTALAGPLQQLLGPGVMLSQAHHNCIMTKQPRYSSLTGWHRDSRYWHFARAELVSTWLALRDETLENGCLSVIPGSQRWELSAEQTDSAQFLRSDFAGNQSLLAQAHTVPLQQGDALLFHSNLFHAAGRNQTAATKFSLVFTYRAPDNFPVAGSRSASLPEIPLFEKAGIVGGPTA from the coding sequence ATGCTCAGTTCTGCCCAATTGAATGATTTTCACACCCATGGTTTTCTGATACTGCGGCGGGCCGCCGATGCGGCATTCTGTCAATCTGTGATCGCGTATGCCGAGCACGAACTTGAACAAGCGCACGGGCCGCTGGAATTGGAAGTCGACACCGCCTACCCGGGCGCACCCAGCGCAGTCGATGCCGCCGGTGGCCACACGGTACGGCGCTTGTTGCAAGCCTATGCGCGTGCACCAATGCTACAGCAATGGGCCGACACCGCGCTGGCGGGGCCGCTGCAACAGTTGCTCGGACCAGGGGTGATGCTTTCGCAAGCGCATCACAATTGCATTATGACTAAGCAGCCACGCTATTCAAGCTTGACCGGCTGGCACCGCGACAGTCGCTACTGGCATTTTGCCCGCGCCGAGTTGGTGTCGACTTGGTTGGCCTTGCGCGATGAAACGCTGGAAAATGGTTGCTTGTCGGTGATCCCCGGCTCGCAGCGCTGGGAGTTGTCCGCGGAGCAAACCGATTCCGCGCAATTTTTACGCAGTGATTTTGCTGGAAATCAATCTTTGCTGGCGCAAGCGCACACCGTGCCTTTGCAGCAGGGCGATGCATTATTGTTTCACAGCAATTTGTTCCATGCCGCTGGCCGCAATCAAACTGCTGCCACCAAGTTTTCGTTGGTGTTCACTTACCGCGCACCCGACAATTTCCCCGTGGCGGGGTCGCGCTCGGCCAGTTTGCCGGAAATCCCGCTGTTTGAAAAAGCAGGTATAGTGGGCGGCCCTACAGCATAA
- a CDS encoding TlpA disulfide reductase family protein encodes MLAPSSPRKFLAFALVAALALAGLGGLFYQSLASKNHMPQVVFTNLKGVKIDSANLRGKVVMVNFWATSCTTCVAEMPRMVETFNQYHAQGLEYVAVAMSYDRPDYVVNFAETRQLPFHVALDLDGKLARAFGEVKLTPTTYVIDKQGTILKRYIGEPSFAELHTLLEQALAA; translated from the coding sequence ATGTTGGCACCTTCTTCACCGCGTAAATTCCTGGCTTTCGCGCTGGTGGCCGCGCTCGCGCTGGCCGGCTTGGGCGGCTTGTTTTATCAATCGCTGGCGAGTAAAAACCACATGCCGCAGGTGGTATTTACCAACCTCAAGGGGGTAAAAATCGACAGCGCCAATTTGCGCGGCAAGGTAGTGATGGTCAACTTTTGGGCCACCTCTTGCACTACTTGTGTAGCTGAAATGCCGCGCATGGTCGAAACGTTTAATCAATACCACGCCCAAGGTTTGGAATATGTCGCCGTGGCGATGAGTTACGATAGACCCGATTACGTCGTCAATTTTGCCGAAACGCGACAGTTGCCCTTCCATGTGGCACTCGACCTCGATGGTAAGTTGGCGCGCGCCTTCGGTGAAGTCAAACTGACCCCGACCACGTATGTGATCGACAAGCAAGGCACTATACTCAAACGCTATATTGGCGAACCTTCGTTTGCTGAGTTGCATACTTTGTTGGAGCAAGCACTGGCGGCGTGA
- a CDS encoding Lrp/AsnC family transcriptional regulator: MNSKIDQFDRKILLLLQQDARISHAQIGRQVHLSQPAVSERIKRLEAAQVIRGYRADINPKALGYQMTAMIRLSTQQGRPYADYVAACPEIIDCYTVTGEDGAVMRVLATDVEHLQRIINELNAYGSTSTAIVLTTHVAGKPIAAPACLENV; this comes from the coding sequence ATGAATTCTAAAATTGATCAGTTTGACCGTAAAATTTTGCTGCTGCTGCAGCAAGATGCACGTATCTCGCATGCACAAATCGGTCGTCAGGTTCACCTGAGCCAGCCGGCCGTTTCAGAACGGATCAAGCGACTCGAAGCAGCGCAGGTGATACGCGGCTATCGCGCCGATATCAATCCCAAGGCGCTCGGCTACCAGATGACGGCCATGATACGGCTATCGACGCAGCAAGGGCGGCCGTATGCCGACTATGTGGCAGCCTGTCCTGAGATCATCGATTGCTATACGGTGACCGGCGAAGACGGTGCCGTCATGCGTGTGCTGGCCACCGATGTCGAACATTTGCAGCGCATCATCAATGAACTCAACGCCTACGGTTCGACCTCGACCGCCATCGTATTGACCACGCATGTGGCTGGCAAGCCGATAGCCGCACCGGCGTGCTTAGAAAACGTATAA
- a CDS encoding S-(hydroxymethyl)glutathione dehydrogenase/class III alcohol dehydrogenase, translated as MKTKAAVAWKAGAPLSIEEVDLAGPREGEVLIEIKATGICHTDYYTLSGADPEGLFPAILGHEGAGVVVDTGPGVSSLRAGDHVIPLYTPECRQCKYCLSRKTNLCQAIRSTQGRGLMPDASSRFSLDGSPLFHYMGTSTFSNYIVVPEIAVAKVREDAPFDKICYIGCGVTTGVGAVVFSAKVEAGANVVVFGLGGIGLNVIQAARMVGADKIIGVDINPQRQEMARRFGMTHFINPREHANVVDHIMQLTDGGADYSFECIGNTEVMRQALECCHKGWGQSFIIGVAAAGEEISTRPFQLVTGRSWKGSAFGGARGRTDVPKIVDWYMEGKLNIDDLITHRLPLERINEGFDLMKSGESIRSVVIF; from the coding sequence ATGAAAACCAAAGCCGCCGTCGCCTGGAAAGCCGGAGCACCGTTGAGCATCGAAGAAGTCGATCTGGCCGGGCCACGCGAAGGCGAGGTCTTGATAGAAATAAAAGCCACCGGCATTTGCCATACCGATTACTACACGCTCTCGGGTGCCGATCCTGAAGGTTTATTTCCCGCCATTCTTGGCCATGAAGGTGCCGGCGTGGTGGTCGACACCGGACCGGGTGTCAGCAGCTTACGCGCCGGCGACCACGTGATTCCGCTCTACACGCCGGAATGCCGCCAATGTAAATACTGCCTGTCACGCAAAACCAATCTGTGCCAGGCGATACGCTCGACCCAAGGACGTGGGCTGATGCCCGACGCCAGCTCGCGCTTCTCGCTCGATGGTAGCCCGCTGTTTCATTACATGGGCACCTCAACCTTCTCGAATTACATCGTGGTGCCGGAAATTGCCGTCGCCAAGGTGCGCGAAGATGCACCGTTCGATAAAATTTGCTACATCGGCTGTGGCGTCACCACCGGCGTCGGTGCGGTCGTCTTCAGCGCCAAGGTGGAAGCCGGTGCCAATGTGGTGGTGTTCGGCTTGGGCGGCATCGGCCTCAATGTGATTCAAGCGGCGCGCATGGTCGGCGCCGATAAAATCATCGGCGTCGACATCAACCCGCAGCGCCAAGAGATGGCGCGGCGCTTCGGCATGACGCACTTCATCAACCCACGCGAGCACGCCAACGTGGTCGATCACATCATGCAACTGACTGATGGCGGTGCCGACTATTCTTTCGAATGCATAGGCAACACCGAAGTGATGCGGCAAGCACTGGAATGTTGCCACAAAGGTTGGGGCCAATCATTCATCATCGGGGTCGCCGCCGCCGGTGAAGAAATCAGCACACGGCCGTTTCAACTCGTCACCGGTCGCTCGTGGAAGGGCTCGGCATTCGGTGGCGCACGCGGTCGCACCGATGTGCCGAAAATTGTCGATTGGTATATGGAAGGCAAGCTCAACATCGATGACCTGATCACGCATCGCTTGCCGCTCGAGCGCATCAATGAAGGTTTCGATTTGATGAAAAGCGGGGAATCAATACGCTCAGTAGTGATTTTTTAA